Proteins from one Homalodisca vitripennis isolate AUS2020 chromosome 3, UT_GWSS_2.1, whole genome shotgun sequence genomic window:
- the LOC124356523 gene encoding larval cuticle protein 1-like translates to MDYTTADGTRRSERGSLVDTPDGDQVLVLRGSYSFTSPEGLEVNVNYIADQNGYRVFQ, encoded by the exons ATGGA TTACACCACGGCAGACGGTACCAGGAGATCAGAGAGGGGATCTCTGGTAGACACTCCGGACGGTGATCAGGTACTCGTCCTCAGGGGGTCCTACTCCTTCACCAGTCCTGAAGGTCTCGAGGTCAACGTGAACTATATCGCTGATCAGAATGGATACAGGGTGTTCCAATAG